Genomic segment of Bacteroidales bacterium:
TTCTCGGCTAATGGACCTTCAGGTATTTTTGAATCTAATTTTGACATAACTTAATGTTTTTAAATCTTTTAATTAACATAATGCTTACACACATTGTTGAAATAGTCTGAAGTAAATTGGTATTATTGCAAATCCTGTTGCAACAACAACTGCAAATATCAATGCGATGGTTTTTAGACGTGGCAACCAAATATCATTGTTAAATCCTATACTTTGGAAAGCCGACCAAAACCCATGTGTTAAATGAAGTCCTAGCAGAATAGCACCCGCAATATACAATAAGCTGTATACCAGACTGCCTTTAAATAACGATGATACCAAAAGATAACTGTTTTTCATTGTCTCGCCATTTACAACAATATCACTATAAAGTGGATCTCCTGTAAATTTCATTTTAATAAAGAAATTCATTAGGTGTAGCACTAAAAACACAGCTATTAATCCACCCAAAATGAACATATTACGTGATGCCCACGAAACACCAGCAGCAGTTCGCGATTTTGCATACCCTTTAGGTCGGGCTAACAAATTCTGAATTGTAAGGGTAATTGTGTATGCAATGTGTATTAAAAAACCAATTGCCAACACCGGCTCAACAACTTTTATTATCGGGTTTGTTCCCATAAAATTAGCAGCGATATTATACATATCACCCGTATCGTCTATCACAAGCATTAAATTTACGGTTAAATGAACCGTAATAAATGCCATCAAAAAAAGACCCGATAGCGAAACCACAAACTTTTTCCCTATCGATGAAGTTAGCAGAAAGTTCTTCATAAATTTCAATTTTACGATTTATAGTTTATTAATTCTTTATTTCACATTATCACATATACCCAAGAACTATGCCTTTTTATGTGGTATTATTATATAATGTCAAAAATCTATTTCTTAATTAAATTTTGGTGTTTTGGTTTGGCGCAAATATATACAAAAAGCGCAAACAAAATTGCTTTTATAATCTGTTTGCAAACATATACAATAAATGCTTATTACAGCATTCTAAACAGCTAAAGAAAAATTAATTTTCTTCGCATTTTTGCTTAGAAAAACAAATAATTCTCCGCAAAAGTCATACTTCATATACAAAAACATTGCTAGACCTAATTATAATACAGACAAATTTCTTTCTTCCGATAAACCAATCGCTCAAAAGCAAAAGAGCAAGAGTGACATATTTGTCACTCTTGCTCTTAAACTTGAGTTTAACAACAATCTTAGTAAATACTAACTACCAATGACTAATGATCATGATCATGGTCATGGTCATGTTCAATTCCTTCTGCTCGGGTTTGATGAACTGTTCCACGTGCATGCTCAGCAGGTGCATAGATCGAATAAAGTTTCAGCGGCTTGTCACCAGTGTTTTTTAAGTTGTGCCATTTTCCAGCAGGGATAAAGAGTGCAAAATCATCTTTTACCTCACGCTCAAAATCTAGATTATCTTCTGTATCTCCCATATACACAATTCCTTTTCCTTCTTCCACTCGAATAAACTGGTCGGTCTGGGTATGAAGTTCTAAACCAATATCCTCGCCTGGTTGTAAAGTCATTAAGGTCATTTGAATAAAATTGCCTGTCCAGAAAGCCGTACGGAAGTTTACATTTCTGCTCGTTACATCCTCGATGTCAAAAACGATAGGTTCTGCACCATAATCCACTAACTCTATCTGTTCAGTTAATTCATTGATATCAACCTCTATTGTTTCAGTTTTTGGATTACCACAGCTGGCAATAAAAATTGCAACGGAAATTAAAAATAAAGTACTTTTTTTCATGCTAATAAAGATTTATAAATTTGATTGCTACTATCTATTTATGTATTAAAAATGAGAACAAGGTCTTAATGTCCAGGTTTATCCTGATTTGTAAAGATAGTAAATTATTAATTGCTAATTGAGTATGCTCGATTTATTTTTTTAATTAATCTTTTGACAAGCACATTACTTTTCGTATCTTGGCACAAAGATTTTGAGATATATGAAAGCACTTTTTTCTGCAGTATTTGCTTTAGTGTCAATAACCTCGGCTTTTGCGATTCATCCACCTGATAGTCTTTTAAGATTGTCATTGAAAGGTAAAAACACCTACGAACAAGTAAATCTTATGTGCGAAGCTGCTGTGTGGTGGCGCGATAAAGGTTCGTTTGACAGTGCTCAGGCTGTTTTAAATCAGGCTATGACGCGTGCTAAGGAGAAATCCGATTCGGCTTCAGTAGGATTGGTATATTATCATCAAGGTGGCGTAAACTGGCGCATGGGACAGTACGAAGATGCACGAATAAGTTATCAAAAAAGCATTAGTATAAGACAAGAACTCTCAGACGATTCCGGCGCAGCCTCTTCATATATCAACCTTGCATTAGTTCAACGCGATATAAGTAATTATGATGCTTCGCTGCGGACACTCAGAACTGCAAAGGAACTGTATCAGGAACTGAATGACAGTAGCGGATTAGCAGATGTTTTAACACTTTCGGGCGGTGTTTTCCTTAGACTGAACAATTACGACAGTGCCTCAAGCAATTTTCACAATGCCCTATCAATCAGACACTTCATGTCTGACTCATCTTCAATAGCATCAAGTTTTACTAATTTAGCCACGCTATATAAAACCAAAGGCGATTTTGACAGCTCGGTTTTTTATTTCAATGAGGCTCTATCCCTACAAAAGCGATTGGGGAACAAGTCAAATATCGCTTTTACCTACCTAAGTCTTGGCGGCTTGTACTGGGAAATGAAGGATTATCACAACGCCATAGACAACTATATTGAAAGCCTGAGGATATACGAAAAAGGCTCTGACAAAATACAAACAGCTTTGGTGCTAGAAAACATCGGGCTTATTTATCGCGATTTAGGCAACATTGACCGTTCGCTTGAATATCACAACTCAGTCCTTGAGATATACAAATCAATCGGAAACCCTCTGCGCGAATCTATTGCACTAAATTTTATCGCCGGAGACTATTTAACTGCAAAAAATTATACAAAAGCTCTTGATTATTACAAAGCATCGTACACTATTCGCGAACAACTGAACAACAAGCAGTTAATGGCTGCAACATGTAACAGTTTAGGTATGGTGTATAAAAACTTAGATATATCTGACAGCTCCCACTTCTACTATTTCAAAGCCTACGATTTATATACCGATTTAGGAGATTTGAGAAATCAGGCAGCAACGCTGAACAATATTGCCAATTTGAAATGGAAAATTAACGATGTCGATTCCACAATGTACTATTTTAAAATGGCTTTAGCATCTCGCCAATTGATAATGGACGTACAGGGAGAGGGCTACACTATGTTGCAGTTTGGACAGTTCCTAATGGAAAACAAAAAGAACAAGCGTGCCTACGATATGGCTATAGGAGCATTTAATATATCCCAACAAATAAATGACTGGACACTTAAAAAAGATGCAAGTCTACTGCTTAGTAAATATTTTGAAACTGTCGGAAATTACAAACAAGCACACAGCTATTTTAAACTGTACAACGAATCGCAAGAGGCACTGAACCGAGATGAGACTATTAAACGGATCGCCGATATGGAGATTCGTTTCGAACACGAAAAACGAGTTCAGGCACTTGAAAGAAAACAGTTTGAGATAGAGTTAAAAGACTCGGAAATTAAACAAAAAAACCAACGCTACTACTATATGTTGGGGGCACTGGTTCTACTAATGGGCTTGGTTGTCACAGTTTTTATTGCTTGGCGACAAAAAATTCGTACAAACAAAATATTAAACCTACAAAAGCAAGAGATAGAGGCTCAACGGGATCAGATAAGCAGTCAAAACGAAAAAATAACCGACAGCATTGTTTATGCAAGCAGAATACAAAAGGCTATGCTTCCACCTGAATCGGTTATAAACAATCTTTTCCCGGATCATTTCGTGTTTTTCAAGCCACGCGATGTAGTTAGTGGCGATTTTTACTGGGTGCACAGCGAAAATAATTATCGTGTTATTGTCGTAGCTGATTGCACTGGACACGGCGTTCCAGGTGCTTTTATGAGTATGATGGGCGTATCTCTACTAAATGAGCTTACAGGTCAATATTCAAGTTTCGATGCCGCAAAACTATTGGGAAGCCTTAGAGAAAAAGTCCGTATCAACTTACATCAAACCACATACACCGACGGCAGTAGCAACGACAGCATAGACATGGGGATGATAATAATTGAAAATTCTACCAACAAAGCATGCTACGCAGGAGGTAATATTCCACTTTGGGTATATAGAGACAAAACCCTAACAACATACAATGCTGATAGAATGCCAATTGGAATACATATCGGAGAAGAAATGTCTTTTACAAATAATTTTGTTCAGCTTCAAAAAGGGGATACAATTTTCATGTTTTCAGACGGTTTCCCCGATCAATTTGGTGGTACAAGAAATAGAAAATTACTAGTTTCGGGGTTTAAAAAAATAATCGAGTCTATAGCTGAAACTGATATTGAAAAGCAAGCCACACTGCTTGAGAAAAACTTACAAGAGTGGAAAAAAGACACAAGACAAATTGATGATATTATTGTGTTAGGCGTAAAAATTTAGTCGGAAAAAATATTAAGTGACAAAAAGAAACATGCAAGAAAAAAACACGATACTGGTAATCGATCAAGAGTATTCGGTCGGCAACATCATTTTAGACTTAGTTAGAATACGTTACAGAAATGTACGTGCCGTTTGCTCAAACGACACAGTTCAAATCGAAAAAATATTGACAGACGAACCGTTATGCCTAATATTTATTGATCATAAAATAGCTAAACAATCTAAGAACAGCATTACGCAAACGTTAATCAATAATAACAGGAACAATGTTCCCATTATATTATTATCGACAAAAAACTCAGCCAAAAATACAAGTGCTGTAACAATCGCCGATACCATAGATAAACCTTTTAAGCCTGCAACACTATTTCTGATAATAGATAAGTATGTGGATAATATTAATTCTGATGGTATTGCTTCTAAAGAATTTACAACTCCTGTATGGGCTGACTTTGAACATATT
This window contains:
- a CDS encoding succinate dehydrogenase cytochrome b subunit produces the protein MKNFLLTSSIGKKFVVSLSGLFLMAFITVHLTVNLMLVIDDTGDMYNIAANFMGTNPIIKVVEPVLAIGFLIHIAYTITLTIQNLLARPKGYAKSRTAAGVSWASRNMFILGGLIAVFLVLHLMNFFIKMKFTGDPLYSDIVVNGETMKNSYLLVSSLFKGSLVYSLLYIAGAILLGLHLTHGFWSAFQSIGFNNDIWLPRLKTIALIFAVVVATGFAIIPIYFRLFQQCV
- a CDS encoding cupin domain-containing protein; this translates as MKKSTLFLISVAIFIASCGNPKTETIEVDINELTEQIELVDYGAEPIVFDIEDVTSRNVNFRTAFWTGNFIQMTLMTLQPGEDIGLELHTQTDQFIRVEEGKGIVYMGDTEDNLDFEREVKDDFALFIPAGKWHNLKNTGDKPLKLYSIYAPAEHARGTVHQTRAEGIEHDHDHDHDH
- a CDS encoding tetratricopeptide repeat protein, with the protein product MKALFSAVFALVSITSAFAIHPPDSLLRLSLKGKNTYEQVNLMCEAAVWWRDKGSFDSAQAVLNQAMTRAKEKSDSASVGLVYYHQGGVNWRMGQYEDARISYQKSISIRQELSDDSGAASSYINLALVQRDISNYDASLRTLRTAKELYQELNDSSGLADVLTLSGGVFLRLNNYDSASSNFHNALSIRHFMSDSSSIASSFTNLATLYKTKGDFDSSVFYFNEALSLQKRLGNKSNIAFTYLSLGGLYWEMKDYHNAIDNYIESLRIYEKGSDKIQTALVLENIGLIYRDLGNIDRSLEYHNSVLEIYKSIGNPLRESIALNFIAGDYLTAKNYTKALDYYKASYTIREQLNNKQLMAATCNSLGMVYKNLDISDSSHFYYFKAYDLYTDLGDLRNQAATLNNIANLKWKINDVDSTMYYFKMALASRQLIMDVQGEGYTMLQFGQFLMENKKNKRAYDMAIGAFNISQQINDWTLKKDASLLLSKYFETVGNYKQAHSYFKLYNESQEALNRDETIKRIADMEIRFEHEKRVQALERKQFEIELKDSEIKQKNQRYYYMLGALVLLMGLVVTVFIAWRQKIRTNKILNLQKQEIEAQRDQISSQNEKITDSIVYASRIQKAMLPPESVINNLFPDHFVFFKPRDVVSGDFYWVHSENNYRVIVVADCTGHGVPGAFMSMMGVSLLNELTGQYSSFDAAKLLGSLREKVRINLHQTTYTDGSSNDSIDMGMIIIENSTNKACYAGGNIPLWVYRDKTLTTYNADRMPIGIHIGEEMSFTNNFVQLQKGDTIFMFSDGFPDQFGGTRNRKLLVSGFKKIIESIAETDIEKQATLLEKNLQEWKKDTRQIDDIIVLGVKI